The following are from one region of the Sandaracinus amylolyticus genome:
- a CDS encoding alpha/beta hydrolase yields MIRSKDGTKIFTRAWRPTGPARAVVVLVHGFKAHGGLYEWTGTQLAKRGFAAYALDLRGHGRSEGARLWVESFQKYLDDVDAVVSMARGREPGLPIFVLGHSAGGVISCGYVLEHQDELAGFVCESFAHEIPAPDVALTLIKGLDRIAPGLHLLKLEDEGFSRDPEFVARMKSDPLIERQGYPAHSVAELVRADERLKKGDFTEITLPILVIHGTADRVTRPSGSQRFEQMAGSRDKTLILYDGHYHDLLNDVGREQVLDDVVSWIVAHIPRSVVTTV; encoded by the coding sequence ATGATCCGCAGCAAGGACGGCACGAAGATCTTCACCCGCGCGTGGCGGCCCACCGGTCCTGCGCGCGCCGTGGTCGTGCTGGTGCACGGCTTCAAGGCACACGGCGGGCTCTACGAGTGGACCGGCACCCAGCTCGCGAAGCGCGGCTTCGCGGCGTACGCGCTCGATCTGCGCGGGCACGGTCGCTCCGAGGGCGCTCGGCTCTGGGTCGAGTCGTTCCAGAAGTACCTCGACGACGTCGACGCGGTGGTGTCGATGGCGCGCGGGCGCGAGCCCGGTCTTCCGATCTTCGTGCTGGGCCACAGCGCGGGCGGCGTCATCTCGTGCGGCTACGTGCTCGAGCACCAGGACGAGCTCGCGGGCTTCGTCTGCGAGAGCTTCGCGCACGAGATCCCCGCGCCCGACGTCGCGCTCACGCTCATCAAGGGCCTCGATCGCATCGCGCCGGGCCTGCACCTCTTGAAACTCGAGGACGAGGGCTTCTCGCGCGACCCCGAGTTCGTCGCGCGCATGAAGAGCGATCCGCTGATCGAGCGCCAGGGCTATCCCGCGCACAGCGTCGCGGAGCTCGTGCGCGCCGACGAGCGCCTCAAGAAGGGCGACTTCACCGAGATCACCCTGCCGATCCTGGTGATCCACGGCACCGCGGATCGTGTGACCAGGCCGAGCGGCAGCCAGCGCTTCGAGCAGATGGCCGGCTCGCGCGACAAGACGCTGATCCTCTACGACGGCCACTACCACGACCTGCTGAACGACGTCGGCCGCGAGCAGGTGCTCGACGACGTCGTGTCGTGGATCGTCGCGCACATCCCGAGGAGCGTGGTGACGACGGTCTGA
- a CDS encoding type II toxin-antitoxin system death-on-curing family toxin has product MTADELIAPARVWDLHAKIIARWGGLPGERERGCVDAKIEGALTAALYACDEGEEPDVLSVAVHLLVYFAQSQCFVDGSKRVAWATMNEQLHAAGLRIVATPEDAAELVLAVSNKKLGAADVLAWLVEPGRLAAWDPR; this is encoded by the coding sequence GTGACCGCCGACGAGCTGATCGCGCCGGCGCGCGTCTGGGACCTCCACGCGAAGATCATCGCGCGCTGGGGCGGGCTCCCCGGCGAGCGCGAGCGCGGGTGCGTCGACGCGAAGATCGAGGGCGCGCTCACCGCCGCGCTCTACGCGTGCGACGAGGGCGAGGAGCCCGACGTGCTGAGCGTCGCGGTCCACCTCCTCGTGTACTTCGCGCAGAGCCAGTGCTTCGTCGACGGCTCGAAGCGGGTCGCGTGGGCGACGATGAACGAGCAGCTCCACGCGGCTGGGCTCCGGATCGTCGCGACACCCGAGGACGCGGCGGAGCTCGTGCTCGCGGTCTCGAACAAGAAGCTCGGCGCGGCCGACGTGCTCGCGTGGCTCGTCGAGCCCGGTCGTCTCGCCGCCTGGGATCCGCGCTGA
- a CDS encoding GNAT family N-acetyltransferase — protein MPNDVPMLRTARTSELDALRALVARSWRALAARSYAPEVIEAALGVAIRVDPALVEDGTYFVAEIDGELAACGGWSARVPTVKGADLPVPRAEVRAMFVAPEHTRRGLGRALLERAERAIRDAGFDTAYLVATHSGLGLYRGAGYVERGVHVVALPGDVGFPLTLMSRPLRA, from the coding sequence ATGCCGAACGACGTCCCGATGCTCCGAACGGCGCGGACGAGCGAGCTCGACGCGCTCCGAGCGCTGGTCGCGCGCTCCTGGCGCGCGCTCGCGGCGCGCAGCTACGCGCCCGAGGTGATCGAGGCCGCGCTCGGCGTGGCGATCCGGGTCGACCCCGCGCTGGTCGAGGACGGCACGTACTTCGTCGCCGAGATCGACGGCGAGCTCGCGGCGTGCGGCGGATGGAGCGCGCGGGTGCCGACCGTGAAGGGCGCGGATCTCCCGGTGCCGCGCGCCGAGGTGCGCGCGATGTTCGTCGCGCCCGAGCACACGCGCCGAGGGCTCGGACGTGCGCTTCTGGAGCGCGCGGAGCGCGCGATCCGCGATGCGGGCTTCGACACCGCGTACCTGGTCGCGACCCACAGCGGGCTCGGGCTCTATCGCGGCGCGGGCTACGTCGAGCGCGGCGTGCACGTGGTCGCGCTGCCCGGCGACGTCGGGTTCCCGCTGACGTTGATGTCGCGCCCGCTCCGCGCTTGA
- a CDS encoding helix-turn-helix domain-containing protein has product MQEPTSVRAHLGAALRRAREAKGLTVSELARRSGIAKATLSELEAGRANPTLETLWALAVPLEVSLGELVDPPAPSMTVVRATEGTKVRGVAVVGRLIDAFESGGMRCEMFEAEVLQKRQESPAHARGVVEHLVCTSGRLRVGPVDAPVDLGPGDYVRMSPTWPHVYQGLRRGTRMVLLMQFPSR; this is encoded by the coding sequence GTGCAGGAACCGACCTCCGTCCGCGCCCACCTCGGCGCCGCGCTGCGCCGCGCGCGCGAGGCCAAGGGGCTCACCGTGTCCGAGCTCGCGCGTCGCTCGGGCATCGCGAAGGCCACGCTCTCCGAGCTCGAGGCGGGCCGCGCGAACCCGACGCTCGAGACGCTGTGGGCGCTCGCGGTGCCGCTCGAGGTCTCGCTCGGCGAGCTCGTCGATCCGCCCGCGCCCTCGATGACCGTGGTGCGCGCGACCGAGGGCACGAAGGTGCGCGGCGTCGCGGTGGTGGGCCGATTGATCGACGCCTTCGAGAGCGGCGGGATGCGCTGCGAGATGTTCGAAGCGGAGGTGCTGCAGAAGCGCCAGGAGTCGCCGGCGCACGCGCGCGGCGTGGTCGAGCACCTCGTGTGCACGTCGGGTCGGCTGCGCGTCGGACCGGTCGATGCGCCGGTCGATCTCGGACCGGGCGACTACGTGCGGATGAGCCCGACGTGGCCGCACGTCTATCAAGGCCTGCGTCGCGGCACCCGCATGGTGCTGCTCATGCAGTTCCCGTCGCGGTGA
- a CDS encoding type IV pili methyl-accepting chemotaxis transducer N-terminal domain-containing protein, translated as MTHVGSRLAWSFATYVLLLAVVVTATVFLLRRQHDDGLVVNLSGRQRMLTQRMTHQLMTYAARADAGADAADARQRVRTTMRVFETTLDALASGGPAPIDLQLASFRDCPPASRTVARRLEVVRHLYASYRHAAQSILEGTPEARRAGIETITTLETELLGEMDTAVTLLQREAEAKVSELFVIQGVALLASLVLTLLLVRWVRSGVTAPLEKLREAAEEMSLGNLHKTVPVAGAAELRSLAESIERMRTSLRTLLEDRAPERERDSVAVEMSDW; from the coding sequence ATGACGCACGTCGGCTCTCGGCTCGCGTGGAGCTTCGCGACCTACGTCCTCTTGCTCGCGGTGGTCGTCACCGCGACGGTGTTCCTCTTGCGACGGCAGCACGACGACGGGCTCGTCGTGAACCTCTCGGGGCGGCAGCGGATGCTCACGCAGCGCATGACGCACCAGCTGATGACGTACGCGGCGCGCGCCGATGCGGGCGCGGACGCGGCCGACGCGCGACAGCGCGTGCGCACGACGATGCGGGTGTTCGAGACGACGCTCGACGCGCTCGCGAGCGGCGGACCGGCGCCGATCGACCTGCAGCTCGCGTCGTTCCGCGATTGTCCTCCGGCGTCGCGCACGGTCGCGCGCAGGCTCGAGGTGGTGCGTCATCTCTACGCTTCGTACCGCCACGCAGCGCAGTCGATCCTCGAGGGCACGCCCGAGGCGCGGCGCGCCGGCATCGAGACGATCACCACGCTCGAGACCGAGCTGCTCGGCGAGATGGACACCGCGGTCACGCTGCTGCAGCGCGAGGCCGAGGCGAAGGTGAGCGAGCTCTTCGTGATCCAGGGCGTCGCGTTGCTCGCGAGCCTCGTGCTCACGCTGCTCCTGGTGCGCTGGGTGCGCTCCGGTGTCACCGCGCCGCTCGAGAAGCTGCGCGAGGCGGCAGAGGAGATGAGCCTCGGCAACCTGCACAAGACGGTGCCGGTCGCGGGCGCGGCCGAGCTGCGCTCGCTCGCGGAGAGCATCGAGCGCATGCGCACGAGCCTGCGCACGCTGCTGGAGGATCGCGCTCCAGAGCGAGAGCGCGACTCGGTCGCGGTGGAGATGTCGGACTGGTGA
- a CDS encoding sulfite oxidase-like oxidoreductase, with the protein MATRGFRRKQPAAAAGRSPPGQYVTPDFPVLSAGPTPRVNLATWSFAIEDPDGRELYRCTWDELRALTASEVVVDIHCVTKWSKLDTRWKGVSFDTLLRAAGVEPPTDYAMAFCDGGYTTNLSVADLRTDNVLIAYEYDGAPLAAQHGGPVRLLVPHLYFWKSAKWVRGFRFMKTNQPGFWETHGYHLRGDPWKEQRYQGD; encoded by the coding sequence ATGGCCACCCGCGGATTCCGCCGTAAGCAACCCGCCGCCGCGGCGGGTCGCAGTCCTCCGGGCCAGTACGTCACCCCTGACTTCCCGGTGCTCTCGGCGGGGCCGACGCCTCGAGTGAACCTCGCGACGTGGAGCTTCGCCATCGAAGATCCCGATGGACGCGAGCTCTATCGCTGCACCTGGGACGAGCTGCGCGCGCTGACCGCCAGCGAAGTGGTCGTCGACATCCACTGCGTCACGAAGTGGTCGAAGCTCGACACCCGCTGGAAGGGAGTCTCCTTCGACACGCTCTTGCGCGCAGCGGGCGTCGAGCCCCCCACCGATTACGCAATGGCGTTCTGCGATGGTGGCTATACGACGAACCTGTCAGTCGCCGATCTACGCACTGACAACGTGCTCATCGCATACGAGTACGACGGTGCACCGCTGGCGGCACAGCACGGCGGCCCCGTCCGCCTGCTCGTACCGCATCTTTATTTCTGGAAGTCCGCCAAGTGGGTGCGCGGATTCCGATTCATGAAGACGAACCAGCCCGGCTTCTGGGAGACACACGGCTATCACCTCCGCGGCGACCCCTGGAAAGAGCAGCGGTACCAAGGTGACTGA
- a CDS encoding ferredoxin reductase translates to MTEGADSGPRLVWREAEVLAVVAETASARSITLRVPDWPGHAAGQHVDVRLTADDGYQAQRSYSIASPPEQADIVLTVERVEDGEVSSYLTEETRPGDRLELRGPIGGYFTWTGTLPGPLQLVGGGSGIVPLMAMLRHRANERTRPAARLLSSWRTRDAIIYRDELERLASDDPQLAVVHTLTRESPPGWSGPRGRIDADMLRAFAYAPEQQPRLYVCGPTPFVEAVADALVQLGHAPECIKTERFGPTGDR, encoded by the coding sequence GTGACTGAAGGCGCGGACAGCGGTCCTCGCCTGGTCTGGCGTGAAGCCGAGGTGCTCGCAGTCGTCGCCGAGACCGCCAGTGCTCGCAGCATCACCTTGCGAGTGCCCGACTGGCCCGGACACGCGGCAGGACAGCACGTCGATGTCAGGCTGACTGCCGACGACGGCTATCAGGCCCAGCGCAGCTACTCCATCGCTTCGCCGCCCGAGCAGGCGGACATCGTGCTCACCGTGGAGCGGGTCGAGGACGGCGAGGTGTCGTCGTACTTGACCGAGGAGACGCGCCCCGGCGATCGCCTCGAGCTGCGGGGACCGATCGGCGGCTATTTCACCTGGACTGGCACCTTGCCGGGGCCGCTCCAGCTCGTGGGCGGGGGCTCGGGGATCGTCCCGCTCATGGCCATGCTCCGGCATCGCGCGAACGAGCGCACGCGGCCCGCCGCGCGACTGCTCTCGTCGTGGCGCACCCGCGACGCGATCATCTATCGCGACGAGCTCGAGCGATTGGCGTCCGACGATCCGCAGCTCGCAGTCGTCCACACGCTCACTCGCGAGTCGCCGCCCGGCTGGTCGGGGCCGCGCGGACGGATCGATGCCGACATGCTGCGAGCGTTCGCCTACGCGCCGGAGCAGCAACCGCGACTCTACGTCTGCGGGCCGACTCCCTTCGTCGAGGCAGTGGCCGACGCACTGGTGCAGCTCGGCCACGCTCCGGAGTGCATCAAGACCGAGCGATTCGGACCGACGGGAGACCGGTGA
- a CDS encoding DUF6510 family protein, producing the protein MERTTDDLRLDGNAAAGLLGEIFAFETTTAITICSGCDRASPVGTLVLYGQHMGAVLRCPGCGQVMMVVTRPHGEWWLDLRGVRIMRVAAGPSRDQAR; encoded by the coding sequence ATGGAACGAACGACTGACGATCTCCGGCTCGATGGGAACGCGGCGGCTGGGCTCCTCGGAGAGATCTTCGCGTTCGAGACCACCACCGCGATCACGATCTGCAGCGGGTGCGATCGGGCGTCACCGGTCGGGACGCTCGTGCTCTATGGCCAGCACATGGGGGCCGTGCTTCGGTGTCCGGGTTGCGGCCAGGTCATGATGGTCGTGACGAGGCCCCACGGAGAGTGGTGGCTCGACCTGCGTGGCGTGAGGATCATGCGCGTCGCGGCCGGTCCTTCGCGGGACCAGGCTCGCTGA
- a CDS encoding isocitrate/isopropylmalate dehydrogenase family protein, translating to MSKKRVAIIPGDGIGKEVVAIGVQLLETLREVRGYAIELVPFDLGADRFLRDGATFPAEDQKTIRETCDAVLLGAIGDPRVPSLDYARDILFGLRFGLDLYCNVRPIQCLDDRLMPIKGKGAKDCDMVVFRENTEGVYVGVGGNFKKGTPDEVAITEDLNTRKGVERVIRAAFEFAVKHGRKRVLMSDKNNAMPHAHGLWKRVFEEVRGEYAGIESRHMYVDALCMQMVRAPETLDVIVTNNLFGDIVTDLGAALQGGLGMAASANIHPGRIGMFEPVHGSAPDIAGKDMANPLATVLTIGMMCTHLGFEGEEARLTEIVRDAVRTGRCTRDVGGEMGTRAVGDWVLAQVKKS from the coding sequence ATGAGCAAGAAGCGAGTCGCGATCATTCCTGGTGACGGCATCGGCAAGGAGGTGGTCGCGATCGGCGTCCAGCTCCTCGAGACGCTGCGCGAGGTGCGCGGCTACGCGATCGAGCTCGTGCCCTTCGACCTCGGTGCCGATCGGTTCCTGCGCGACGGCGCGACGTTCCCCGCGGAAGACCAGAAGACGATCCGCGAGACCTGCGACGCGGTGCTGCTCGGCGCGATCGGCGATCCCCGCGTGCCCTCGCTCGACTACGCGCGCGACATCCTCTTCGGTCTGCGCTTCGGTCTCGATCTCTACTGCAACGTCCGCCCGATCCAGTGCCTCGACGATCGCCTCATGCCCATCAAGGGCAAGGGCGCGAAGGACTGCGACATGGTGGTGTTCCGCGAGAACACCGAGGGCGTCTACGTCGGGGTCGGCGGCAACTTCAAGAAGGGCACGCCGGACGAGGTCGCGATCACCGAGGACCTGAACACGCGCAAGGGCGTGGAGCGCGTGATCCGCGCGGCGTTCGAGTTCGCGGTGAAGCACGGTCGCAAGCGCGTGCTGATGAGCGACAAGAACAACGCGATGCCGCACGCGCACGGATTGTGGAAGCGCGTGTTCGAGGAAGTGCGCGGCGAGTACGCGGGCATCGAGTCGCGTCACATGTACGTGGACGCGCTGTGCATGCAGATGGTGCGCGCGCCCGAGACGCTCGACGTGATCGTCACCAACAACCTGTTCGGCGACATCGTGACCGACCTCGGCGCGGCGCTGCAGGGCGGGCTCGGCATGGCGGCGAGCGCGAACATCCATCCGGGCCGCATCGGCATGTTCGAGCCGGTGCACGGCAGCGCGCCCGACATCGCCGGCAAGGACATGGCGAACCCGCTCGCGACGGTGCTGACGATCGGCATGATGTGCACGCACCTCGGCTTCGAGGGAGAAGAGGCGCGCTTGACCGAGATCGTGCGCGACGCGGTGCGCACCGGACGCTGCACGCGCGACGTCGGAGGCGAGATGGGCACGCGCGCGGTCGGCGACTGGGTGCTGGCGCAGGTGAAGAAGAGCTGA
- a CDS encoding Stp1/IreP family PP2C-type Ser/Thr phosphatase codes for MQIVAAGLSDVGQQREHNEDSFVILPEFDLYIVADGMGGHRAGDVASKMATHTIASFFQATAKEDATWPFHFDPHLSVEENRLITGIKVANKRIFEASTRYREVHGMGTTVVGALVARERGRMYVAHVGDSRCYRVRGGHITLLTRDHSLLNDYLLVMPDMTPEQREELPKNVITRALGMQDSVVVDLLPEQPQPGDVYVLCSDGLSGMITDEQILETVQSGGDDVETVSQRLVQRANEHGGEDNVTVVVLRVA; via the coding sequence ATGCAAATCGTCGCCGCAGGGCTCTCCGACGTCGGCCAGCAGCGGGAGCACAACGAAGACAGCTTCGTGATCCTGCCCGAGTTCGACCTCTACATCGTCGCCGACGGAATGGGCGGTCACCGCGCCGGAGACGTCGCGAGCAAGATGGCCACGCACACCATCGCGTCGTTCTTCCAAGCGACCGCGAAGGAAGATGCGACCTGGCCGTTCCACTTCGATCCGCACCTGTCGGTCGAGGAGAACCGCCTCATCACCGGCATCAAGGTCGCGAACAAGCGCATCTTCGAGGCATCGACGCGGTATCGCGAGGTGCACGGGATGGGCACGACGGTGGTCGGCGCGCTGGTCGCGCGCGAGCGCGGTCGGATGTACGTCGCGCACGTCGGTGACAGCCGCTGCTATCGGGTGCGCGGTGGGCACATCACGCTGCTCACGCGCGACCACTCGCTGCTGAACGACTACCTGCTCGTGATGCCCGACATGACGCCGGAGCAGCGCGAGGAGCTGCCGAAGAACGTGATCACGCGCGCGCTCGGCATGCAGGACTCGGTGGTGGTCGATCTGCTCCCCGAGCAGCCGCAGCCCGGCGACGTGTACGTCCTGTGCTCGGATGGGCTCAGCGGGATGATCACCGACGAGCAGATCCTCGAGACCGTGCAGAGCGGCGGCGACGACGTCGAGACGGTGTCGCAGCGCCTCGTGCAGCGCGCGAACGAGCACGGCGGCGAGGACAACGTCACCGTGGTCGTGCTGCGCGTCGCGTGA
- a CDS encoding LysR family transcriptional regulator → MNEIYARDLDLNLLRVFVVVAESGSVTSAAARLYLTQPAISAALKRLADAVGAPLFARQGRGLALTARGERLHAEVKPHLSALVAAALSPPSFDPMTSERTVRLGLSDANEASLLPPLLRVLADEAPRMRVVVIPVQFRTVGDALGSGRVDLAVTVADELPAGTHREPLFHGGFCALFDPRHARLGPRPSLAKYLAHDHVIVSYNGDLRGVVEDLAAVTRRVRCSVSTFHVLGAIVEGSALVATIPELVAREIRSTRPALRTAKLPFELRGAPMELITRSAVADDPAIRFVRDQVVRITRRAARPR, encoded by the coding sequence ATGAACGAGATTTATGCGAGGGACCTCGACCTCAACCTGTTGCGCGTGTTCGTGGTCGTCGCGGAGAGCGGCAGCGTGACCAGCGCGGCGGCGCGCCTCTATCTGACCCAGCCCGCGATCAGCGCCGCCCTCAAGCGCCTCGCCGACGCGGTCGGCGCGCCGCTCTTCGCGAGACAAGGGCGAGGCCTCGCGCTCACCGCGCGCGGCGAGCGGCTCCACGCCGAGGTGAAGCCGCACCTGAGCGCGCTGGTCGCCGCCGCGCTCTCACCGCCCTCGTTCGATCCGATGACCAGCGAGCGCACGGTGCGGCTCGGGCTCTCCGACGCGAACGAAGCGTCGCTCCTGCCGCCGCTGCTGCGTGTGCTCGCCGACGAAGCGCCGCGCATGCGCGTGGTCGTCATCCCGGTGCAGTTCCGCACCGTCGGCGATGCGCTCGGCTCGGGCCGCGTCGATCTCGCGGTCACCGTCGCCGACGAGCTCCCCGCCGGAACGCATCGCGAGCCGCTCTTCCACGGCGGGTTCTGCGCGCTCTTCGATCCCCGCCACGCGCGCCTCGGCCCGCGCCCCTCGCTCGCGAAGTACCTCGCGCACGATCACGTGATCGTCTCGTACAACGGCGATCTGCGCGGCGTCGTCGAAGATCTCGCGGCGGTCACGCGCCGCGTGCGCTGCTCGGTGTCGACCTTCCACGTGCTCGGCGCGATCGTCGAGGGCAGCGCGCTCGTCGCCACGATCCCCGAGCTCGTCGCGCGCGAGATCCGCAGCACGCGCCCCGCGCTGCGCACCGCGAAGCTCCCCTTCGAGCTGCGCGGCGCGCCGATGGAGCTGATCACGCGGAGCGCCGTCGCCGACGATCCCGCGATCCGCTTCGTGCGCGATCAGGTGGTGCGCATCACGCGACGCGCAGCACGACCACGGTGA
- a CDS encoding aldo/keto reductase → MTNTTKLGANGPEVLSIGLGCMGMSGMYGATDDAESIRTIHAALERAPMLIDTGDFYGMGHNEMLIGRALAGGGRRERAVVSVKFGALRGPDGRWIGVDTRPAAVTTFAAYSLERLGVEVIDVYRPARLDPSVPIEETIGAIADLVKAGYVRHVGLSEVGVDTIRRAHAVHPIADLQIEYSLASRAPERAIFPALEELGIGATLYGVLSRGLLAGSKPTAPGDFRAHLPRFTGEAREKNETVVDALRRFAQESGRTPGQLVIAWALAKQPRFVTLVGAKTRAQWDDALGAMEKPLSKDELAALERIAPASAFEGERYQPAQMAHLDSER, encoded by the coding sequence ATGACGAACACGACGAAGCTGGGCGCGAACGGTCCCGAGGTCCTCTCGATCGGGCTCGGGTGCATGGGCATGTCGGGCATGTACGGCGCGACCGACGACGCCGAGAGCATCCGGACGATCCACGCCGCGCTCGAGCGCGCACCGATGTTGATCGACACCGGCGACTTCTACGGGATGGGCCACAACGAGATGCTGATCGGGCGCGCGCTCGCCGGAGGCGGGCGTCGCGAGCGCGCGGTGGTCTCGGTGAAGTTCGGCGCGCTCCGCGGGCCCGATGGACGCTGGATCGGCGTGGACACCCGACCGGCCGCGGTGACGACGTTCGCGGCGTACTCGCTCGAGCGGCTCGGGGTCGAGGTGATCGACGTGTACCGGCCGGCGCGCCTCGATCCGAGCGTGCCGATCGAGGAGACGATCGGCGCGATCGCCGATCTCGTGAAGGCCGGCTACGTGCGTCACGTGGGCTTGTCGGAGGTCGGCGTCGACACGATCCGCCGCGCGCATGCGGTGCATCCGATCGCCGATCTGCAGATCGAGTACTCGCTCGCGAGCCGCGCGCCGGAGCGCGCGATCTTCCCGGCGCTCGAGGAGCTCGGGATCGGCGCGACGCTCTACGGCGTGCTCTCGCGCGGGCTGCTCGCGGGCAGCAAGCCGACGGCGCCGGGCGACTTCCGCGCGCACCTGCCGCGCTTCACGGGCGAGGCGCGCGAGAAGAACGAGACCGTGGTCGACGCGCTGCGACGCTTCGCGCAGGAGAGCGGGCGCACGCCGGGACAGCTGGTGATCGCGTGGGCGCTCGCGAAGCAGCCGCGCTTCGTCACGCTCGTCGGCGCGAAGACCCGCGCGCAGTGGGACGACGCGCTCGGCGCGATGGAGAAGCCGCTCTCGAAGGACGAGCTCGCGGCGCTCGAGCGGATCGCCCCGGCGAGCGCGTTCGAGGGCGAGCGCTATCAGCCGGCGCAGATGGCGCACCTCGACAGCGAGCGCTGA
- a CDS encoding DUF2505 domain-containing protein: MAKFTLKNIFETDKDTFWAKVFFDEEYNRRLYLEALGFKGYELLELKELPGGVRTRRIRTEPKSEAPAVVTKLIGGDISYTEEGRWDPSTSIWKYTITTSKLSDKISIAGTFWVEPRGDKRIERICENDIQVKIFGVGGTVEGFIEKTTRDSYAKTEAFTNAFIREKGL; encoded by the coding sequence TTGGCCAAGTTCACGCTGAAGAACATCTTCGAGACCGACAAGGACACGTTCTGGGCGAAGGTGTTCTTCGACGAGGAGTACAACCGCCGGCTCTATCTCGAAGCGCTCGGCTTCAAGGGCTACGAGCTGCTCGAGCTGAAGGAGCTGCCCGGCGGCGTTCGCACACGGCGCATCCGCACCGAGCCGAAGAGCGAGGCGCCCGCGGTCGTGACGAAGCTGATCGGCGGCGACATCAGCTACACGGAAGAGGGCCGCTGGGATCCTTCGACCAGCATCTGGAAGTACACGATCACGACGTCGAAGCTCAGCGACAAGATCAGCATCGCGGGCACGTTCTGGGTCGAGCCGCGCGGCGACAAGCGCATCGAGCGCATCTGCGAGAACGACATCCAGGTGAAGATCTTCGGGGTCGGTGGGACCGTCGAGGGCTTCATCGAGAAGACGACGCGCGACAGCTACGCGAAGACCGAAGCGTTCACGAACGCGTTCATCCGCGAGAAGGGCCTGTGA